A genomic region of Pyrus communis chromosome 14, drPyrComm1.1, whole genome shotgun sequence contains the following coding sequences:
- the LOC137714260 gene encoding uncharacterized protein, producing MANLEKLEFAALDITRKNYLTWVLDTKMHLEAGNLGDNIREDNSSSSQDRAKAMIFICRHLDEALKSEYLTVEDPLALWNALRNRYNHQTTVILLRARYEWTHLRIQDFKSMAEYNSALFRIISQMKLCGDIITEEHMLEKTISTFHASNVLLQQQYRA from the coding sequence atggcgaacttggaGAAACTTGAATTTGCTGCCCTGGATATTACCAGGAAGAATTACCTGACCTGGGTACTGGATACCAAGATGCATTTAGAAgcagggaatcttggagataACATCAGGGAAGACAACAGctcatcctctcaagatcgggcAAAGGCCATGATTTTCATTTGTCGTCATCTTGATGAGGCGTTAAAGAGTGAGtacttaacggttgaagatccgttagctctctggaatgccttgagaaatagatacaatcaccagacaacGGTGATTCTTCTAAGAGCTCGCTATGAGTGGACTCATCTAAGGATCCAGGACTTCAAGTCAATGGCAGAGTACAATTCTGCGTTGTTCAGAATTATATCTCAGATGAAGCTCTGTGGGGATATTATTACTGAGGaacatatgctggaaaagactatcagcacatttcatgcctccaacgtgCTCCTGCAACAGCAGTATAGAGCGTGA
- the LOC137715500 gene encoding abscisic acid 8'-hydroxylase 2, translating into MQLFASSTFLHSDFVLLLIPVLLLFGLVLQWRHPKHKRLPPGSMGWPYIGETLKLYTENPNSFFSTRQKRYGNIFKTHILGCPCVMITSPEAARMVLVSRAHLFKPTYPRSKERMIGPEAIFFHQGAYHSRLKKMVQASLLPCAIKESVSEIEQIVINLLPTWKNNTINTLQEMKRYAFDVAMISAFGNKRDFEMEGIKHLYQCLEKGYNSMPLDLPGTPFHKAMKARKLLNETLKKMIEERRKSHKEDSGGLLRVMLGATDQNNKLNLQLSDSQIADNIIGVIFAAHDTTASVLTWLIKYLHENADLLEAVTREQEGIRCQLVNENRGLTWDDTRRMPLTTRVIQETLRTASILSFTFREAVENVEFEGYFIPKGWKVLPLFRSIHHCDDFFPQPEKFDPSRFEVPPRPNTFMPFGNGVHSCPGSELAKLEMLILLHHLTTAYRWQVAGDEEGIQYGPFPVPKQGLPIKVVPRNKKAT; encoded by the exons ATGCAACTTTTTGCTTCATCAACTTTTTTGCATTCTGATTTTGTTCTTCTTCTGATTCCAGTCCTGCTGCTCTTCGGCCTTGTCCTCCAATGGCGCCACCCCAAGCACAAACGCCTCCCCCCCGGCTCAATGGGTTGGCCTTACATAGGAGAGACCCTCAAGCTTTATACTGAAAACCcaaattctttcttctctaCCAGGCAAAAACG GTATGGAAATATTTTTAAGACGCATATATTGGGGTGTCCTTGTGTGATGATTACAAGCCCAGAAGCAGCAAGAATGGTTCTTGTGAGCAGGGCACATCTGTTCAAGCCGACCTATCCAAGAAGCAAAGAGAGAATGATAGGACCGGAAGCAATATTTTTCCACCAAGGGGCCTACCATTCAAGGTTGAAGAAGATGGTTCAGGCTTCCCTTTTGCCTTGTGCAATAAAAGAGTCGGTCTCAGAGATTGAACAAATTGTTATCAATCTTCTCCCAACTTGGAAGAACAACACCATCAACACTTTGCAAGAGATGAAGAGG TATGCTTTTGATGTGGCAATGATTTCAGCCTTCGGAAACAAAAGGGACTTTGAAATGGAAGGAATTAAACATCTGTATCAATGCCTTGAGAAAGGCTACAATTCCATGCCTCTTGATCTACCTGGAACTCCCTTTCACAAAGCCATGAAG GCAAGGAAGCTTCTCAATGAGACATTGAAAAAAATGatagaagagagaaggaagagtCATAAAGAAGATAGTGGTGGCTTGTTGAGAGTAATGCTGGGAGCAACAGACCAGAATAATAAGCTTAATTTGCAGCTTAGTGATTCTCAAATTGCTGACAATATCATTGGGGTAATCTTTGCTGCTCACGATACCACTGCAAGTGTCCTAACTTGGCTCATTAAATATCTCCACGAAAATGCCGATCTCCTAGAAGCTGTTACT AGAGAACAAGAAGGAATTCGATGCCAATTAGTCAATGAGAATCGTGGGCTTACGTGGGATGATACTAGGCGCATGCCCTTAACTACCAGG GTGATTCAAGAAACTCTAAGAACAGCAAGTATACTGTCCTTCACATTCAGAGAAGCAGTGGAAAACGTGGAGTTCGAGGGTTATTTTATCCCTAAAGGTTGGAAGGTGCTGCCTCTATTCAGAAGCATTCATCACTGTGATGATTTCTTCCCTCAGCCCGAAAAGTTTGACCCTTCAAGATTTGAG GTTCCACCAAGACCAAACACTTTCATGCCGTTTGGAAATGGCGTGCATTCTTGTCCAGGCAGTGAGCTGGCCAAGCTTGAGATGCTCATCCTCCTCCATCACCTCACCACTGCTTACAG GTGGCAGGTGGCGGGAGATGAGGAGGGGATACAGTATGGCCCTTTCCCAGTACCCAAACAGGGATTACCAATAAAAGTAGTCCCAAGAAACAAGAAGGCGACTTAA